The following are encoded together in the Microterricola viridarii genome:
- a CDS encoding glycerol-3-phosphate dehydrogenase/oxidase: MSANENNGTRETVAALQQKTHSSVLIIGAGINGIATFRDLALQGIDVTLVERGDFVSGASSASSHMIHGGVRYLENGEFRLVKESVEERNSLIKIAPHYVKPLKTTVPIFSTFSGILSAPLRFLTHRSGKPTERGALLIKVGMTLYDSFSRDGGSVPRHEFRGRTESLRQLPALNPALKYTATYYDASMHDPERLALDVLHDGLAAGPHARAVNYVEAVGLDAGGVKLRDTVTGEEFGMSADVIVNTTGPWTDLTNNALGRPSTFMGGTKGSHIVLDNPELLAATDGREIFFEHEDGRIVLIYPLKGRVLVGTTDLEHDMTKPIRCTEDEVDYFFELIAHVFPSIPVDRDDIVFRFSGVRPLPRHDDEAPGFVSRDYRIEKSEINELPGSTLLSLVGGKWTTFRALAEHLSNDILGLIGKPRTQSTEGLAIGGGKGFPQTDDARQVWLATYGEELGRERAAQLLARYGTRAEPLIAELTADGSTPDAPLVGAEDYSRREIAYIVATEQPVHLQDVVLRRTSLAFVGALSTGLLEELAGIMAGVLGWSETRTSVEIASTRAELAEVHGVQLESTQLANA; this comes from the coding sequence ATGTCGGCAAACGAGAACAACGGCACCCGCGAAACCGTCGCAGCGCTGCAGCAGAAGACCCACAGCAGCGTGCTCATCATCGGTGCGGGCATCAACGGCATCGCCACGTTCCGCGACCTCGCCCTGCAGGGCATCGACGTCACTCTGGTCGAGCGCGGCGACTTCGTCTCCGGAGCATCCAGCGCCTCCTCGCACATGATTCACGGCGGCGTGCGCTACCTCGAGAACGGCGAGTTCCGTTTGGTCAAGGAGTCTGTCGAGGAGCGCAACAGCCTCATCAAGATCGCCCCGCACTACGTCAAGCCGCTGAAGACCACGGTGCCGATCTTCTCCACCTTCTCCGGCATCCTCTCCGCGCCGCTGCGCTTCCTGACGCACCGTTCCGGCAAGCCCACCGAGCGTGGCGCGCTGCTGATCAAGGTCGGCATGACGCTGTACGACTCCTTCTCGCGCGACGGCGGCAGCGTGCCCCGCCACGAGTTCCGCGGCCGCACGGAGTCGCTGCGCCAGCTGCCGGCGCTGAACCCCGCGCTCAAGTACACGGCCACCTACTACGACGCCTCGATGCACGACCCGGAGCGCCTCGCCCTCGACGTGCTGCACGACGGCCTCGCCGCCGGCCCGCACGCCCGTGCCGTCAACTACGTGGAGGCTGTCGGCCTCGACGCGGGTGGCGTCAAGCTGCGCGACACCGTCACCGGCGAGGAGTTCGGCATGAGCGCCGACGTCATCGTCAACACCACCGGCCCCTGGACCGACCTCACCAACAATGCGCTCGGCCGCCCCAGCACGTTCATGGGCGGCACCAAGGGTTCGCACATCGTGCTCGACAACCCGGAGCTGCTGGCGGCCACCGACGGCCGCGAGATCTTCTTCGAGCACGAGGACGGCCGCATCGTGCTGATCTACCCGCTCAAGGGCCGGGTCCTGGTCGGAACCACCGACCTCGAGCACGACATGACCAAGCCGATCCGCTGCACCGAGGACGAGGTCGACTACTTCTTCGAACTCATCGCGCACGTTTTCCCAAGCATCCCCGTCGACCGCGACGACATCGTGTTCCGCTTCTCCGGAGTGCGCCCGCTGCCCCGCCACGACGACGAGGCACCCGGCTTCGTCTCCCGCGACTACCGCATCGAGAAGAGCGAGATCAACGAGCTGCCCGGCAGCACTCTGCTCAGCCTGGTCGGCGGCAAGTGGACCACGTTCCGCGCCCTCGCCGAGCACCTGAGCAACGACATCCTGGGCCTCATCGGCAAGCCGCGCACCCAGAGCACCGAGGGCCTGGCCATCGGCGGCGGCAAGGGCTTCCCGCAGACGGATGACGCACGCCAGGTGTGGCTCGCCACCTACGGCGAGGAGCTCGGCCGTGAGCGTGCCGCCCAGCTGCTCGCCCGCTACGGCACCCGCGCAGAGCCGCTGATCGCCGAACTGACCGCCGATGGGTCGACCCCGGACGCCCCGCTCGTCGGAGCCGAGGACTACTCGCGCCGCGAGATCGCCTACATCGTGGCGACAGAGCAGCCCGTGCACCTGCAGGACGTCGTGCTGCGCCGCACCAGCCTGGCCTTCGTCGGCGCGCTGAGCACCGGCCTCCTCGAGGAGCTCGCCGGGATCATGGCCGGCGTGCTCGGCTGGAGCGAGACCCGCACGAGCGTCGAGATCGCCTCGACCCGCGCGGAGCTGGCCGAGGTGCACGGTGTGCAGCTCGAGTCCACGCAGCTGGCCAACGCCTAG
- a CDS encoding MIP/aquaporin family protein, whose amino-acid sequence MLVLLGGGVVANVILAKTKGFGGGTLMINIGWGLAVFAGVIVSYASGAHLNPAVTLGLVASGAQDFGNAAMGTTVAVSVVSVLAYISAQLVGAIIGAVVMWLGYKQHFDAEPDAATKLGVFSTGPAIRSYGWNLVTEIIGTFVLVFVVIGFGRNGDGGGLAALGALPVALLVIGIGASLGGPTGYAINPARDLGPRIAHFFLPIKGKGGSDWSYSWVPVVGPIIGGVLAGVASTALLPILG is encoded by the coding sequence ATGCTCGTGCTGCTCGGTGGAGGCGTCGTCGCAAACGTCATCCTCGCCAAGACCAAGGGCTTCGGCGGCGGCACCCTGATGATCAACATCGGCTGGGGCCTCGCGGTCTTCGCCGGTGTCATCGTCTCGTATGCGTCAGGTGCACACCTGAACCCCGCCGTCACGCTCGGCCTCGTCGCCAGCGGAGCCCAGGACTTCGGCAACGCAGCCATGGGCACGACCGTCGCGGTGTCCGTCGTCTCGGTGCTGGCCTACATCTCCGCCCAGCTCGTCGGTGCCATCATCGGCGCCGTCGTGATGTGGCTCGGCTACAAGCAGCACTTCGATGCTGAGCCGGATGCCGCCACCAAGCTCGGCGTCTTCTCCACGGGCCCGGCCATCCGCTCCTACGGCTGGAACCTCGTCACCGAGATCATCGGCACCTTCGTGCTCGTGTTCGTCGTCATCGGCTTCGGCCGCAACGGTGACGGCGGCGGCCTGGCCGCCCTCGGCGCCCTGCCCGTCGCCCTGCTCGTGATCGGTATCGGCGCCTCCCTCGGTGGCCCCACCGGCTACGCCATCAACCCGGCCCGTGACCTGGGCCCGCGCATCGCGCACTTCTTCCTGCCGATCAAGGGCAAGGGCGGCTCCGACTGGAGTTACTCCTGGGTGCCCGTGGTCGGCCCGATCATCGGTGGTGTGCTCGCCGGTGTCGCTTCGACCGCGCTGCTGCCGATCCTCGGCTAG
- the glpK gene encoding glycerol kinase GlpK produces MADYVLAIDQGTTSSRAIIFDKAGSIISTGQLEHEQIMTQAGWVEHDALEIWGNVREVIGQALGKANLTRHDVASIGITNQRETAVVWNRNTGVPVYNAIVWQDTRTQDIVDRLAADGGVERFKQKVGLPLATYFSGTKIVWILENVPGAREAADAGELMFGTTDSWVLWNLTGGVNGGVHATDVTNASRTLFMDLETLAWDEEILSVFGVPASMLPEIRSSSEVYGYASENSLLRETPIAGILGDQQAATFGQAAFEAGEAKNTYGTGNFLIFNTGEEIVHSQNGLLTTVGYKLGDDPVHYALEGSIAVTGSLVQWMRDNLGIIESAADIEALANTVDDNGGAYFVPAFSGLFAPHWRADARGALVGLTRYVNKGHIARAALEAIAFQTREVIDAVNADSGVPLTELKVDGGATANNTLLQFQADILNVPVVRPVVAETTALGAAYAAGLAVGFWSGLDDLAKNWQEDERWEPNMESGERERLYRNWKKAVTKTLDWVDEDVK; encoded by the coding sequence ATGGCTGACTACGTACTCGCGATTGACCAGGGCACCACGAGCTCGCGCGCCATCATCTTCGACAAGGCCGGGTCGATCATCTCGACCGGCCAGCTCGAGCACGAGCAGATCATGACCCAGGCCGGCTGGGTCGAACACGACGCGCTGGAGATCTGGGGCAACGTGCGCGAGGTGATTGGCCAGGCCCTCGGCAAGGCGAACCTCACCCGGCACGATGTTGCCTCGATCGGCATCACCAACCAGCGCGAGACCGCGGTGGTCTGGAACCGGAACACCGGCGTGCCCGTCTACAACGCCATCGTCTGGCAGGACACCCGCACGCAGGACATCGTCGACCGCCTGGCCGCTGATGGCGGCGTCGAGCGCTTCAAGCAGAAGGTCGGCCTGCCGCTGGCCACCTACTTCTCCGGCACCAAGATCGTCTGGATCCTGGAGAACGTGCCCGGCGCCCGTGAGGCTGCGGATGCCGGCGAGCTCATGTTCGGCACCACCGACAGCTGGGTGCTCTGGAACCTGACCGGCGGCGTCAACGGCGGCGTGCACGCCACCGATGTCACCAACGCCAGCCGCACCTTGTTCATGGACCTGGAGACGCTGGCCTGGGACGAGGAGATCCTCTCGGTCTTCGGCGTTCCCGCCTCGATGCTGCCCGAGATCCGCTCCTCCTCCGAGGTCTACGGCTACGCCAGCGAGAACTCGCTGCTGCGCGAGACGCCGATCGCCGGCATCCTGGGCGACCAGCAGGCCGCCACCTTCGGCCAGGCCGCGTTCGAAGCGGGCGAGGCCAAGAACACCTACGGCACCGGCAACTTCCTCATCTTCAACACCGGTGAGGAGATCGTTCACTCCCAGAACGGCCTGCTGACGACCGTCGGCTACAAGCTGGGCGACGACCCCGTGCACTACGCGCTGGAGGGCTCCATCGCCGTCACCGGCTCGCTGGTGCAGTGGATGCGCGACAACCTCGGCATCATCGAGTCGGCAGCCGACATCGAGGCGCTGGCGAACACGGTCGACGACAACGGCGGGGCCTACTTCGTGCCCGCGTTCTCCGGTCTCTTCGCGCCGCACTGGCGCGCGGATGCCCGCGGTGCGCTGGTCGGCCTCACCCGCTATGTGAACAAGGGCCACATCGCCCGCGCGGCGCTCGAGGCGATCGCGTTCCAGACCCGCGAGGTCATCGACGCTGTCAACGCCGACTCCGGCGTTCCGCTGACCGAGCTGAAGGTCGACGGCGGCGCGACGGCGAACAACACGCTGCTGCAGTTCCAGGCCGACATCCTGAACGTGCCCGTCGTGCGCCCGGTCGTGGCCGAGACGACGGCGCTCGGCGCCGCGTACGCGGCCGGCCTGGCCGTCGGCTTCTGGAGCGGTCTGGACGACCTCGCCAAGAACTGGCAGGAGGACGAGCGCTGGGAGCCGAACATGGAGTCGGGCGAGCGCGAGCGCCTCTACCGCAACTGGAAGAAGGCCGTCACGAAGACCCTCGACTGGGTCGACGAAGACGTCAAGTAA
- a CDS encoding HAD family hydrolase — MSASPAVILFDLDDTLFAHRSAVARGIVAHIEHIGGFEGVHAPDAVTLWHALEEKHYHSYLEGTLDFEGQRRARARDFAAAHGVQLEDTASGVWFDDYFEHYIAAWTLHDDTLACLDALEAALPGVRFGIITNGDPVFQRRKLDHVGLTERMGLDAHPERIVTSGALGFAKPDARIFEAACAAFGSSPAETVYVGDRLRTDAIGAAAAGLTGVWLNRGGAVQPDAADAAEATALGVLEVAGLDELTAALVTR, encoded by the coding sequence ATGAGCGCCTCGCCCGCCGTCATCCTGTTCGACCTCGACGACACCCTGTTCGCGCACCGCTCTGCGGTGGCCAGGGGGATCGTCGCGCACATCGAGCACATCGGCGGCTTCGAGGGGGTGCACGCCCCGGACGCGGTCACGCTCTGGCATGCGCTGGAGGAGAAGCACTACCACTCCTATCTCGAGGGCACGCTCGATTTCGAGGGCCAGCGCCGGGCGCGCGCCCGCGACTTCGCCGCGGCGCACGGTGTGCAGCTGGAAGACACCGCCTCCGGCGTCTGGTTCGACGACTACTTCGAGCACTACATCGCGGCGTGGACACTGCACGACGACACCCTGGCCTGCCTGGACGCGCTCGAGGCGGCGCTGCCCGGGGTGCGTTTCGGCATCATCACCAACGGTGACCCCGTGTTCCAGCGGCGCAAGCTCGACCACGTCGGGCTCACCGAACGGATGGGTCTGGACGCCCACCCGGAGCGCATCGTGACCTCCGGAGCGCTCGGTTTCGCCAAGCCCGATGCGCGCATCTTCGAGGCGGCCTGCGCGGCCTTCGGCTCTTCTCCGGCCGAGACCGTGTACGTCGGCGACCGGCTGCGCACCGACGCCATCGGCGCCGCCGCGGCCGGCCTCACCGGGGTCTGGCTGAACCGTGGCGGGGCCGTGCAGCCCGACGCTGCGGACGCCGCAGAGGCGACCGCCCTCGGCGTGCTCGAGGTCGCCGGGCTCGACGAGCTCACGGCCGCCCTGGTCACGCGCTAG
- a CDS encoding GNAT family N-acetyltransferase, with protein MLPVELRTERLVLNPLVESDIDAITAYCQDPLFERYLTVPWPYLREHAASFVNELAPAWWASGAEATWALRHEADGPLLGVVSFRMEKHDLGFWIGAEHRGFGYMPEAVSRVADWALNEAIPGLERVGWECIAGNVASARVARKAGFRFTHTAPSSLPDRDGAHPESWFGALDAGVRSIHEDWPAGVAQS; from the coding sequence ATGCTGCCCGTTGAGCTGCGCACCGAACGGCTCGTGTTGAACCCGCTCGTCGAGAGCGACATCGACGCGATCACCGCGTACTGCCAGGACCCGCTGTTCGAGCGCTACCTGACCGTGCCGTGGCCATACCTGCGAGAGCACGCGGCAAGCTTCGTGAACGAGCTCGCGCCGGCATGGTGGGCCAGCGGTGCGGAGGCCACCTGGGCGCTGCGCCACGAGGCGGACGGCCCGCTGCTCGGCGTCGTGTCGTTCCGCATGGAGAAGCACGACCTGGGCTTCTGGATCGGTGCGGAGCACCGCGGCTTCGGCTACATGCCGGAGGCCGTCTCGCGCGTGGCCGACTGGGCGCTGAACGAGGCCATCCCCGGCCTGGAGCGCGTCGGTTGGGAGTGCATCGCCGGTAACGTCGCCTCGGCCAGGGTCGCCCGCAAGGCCGGGTTCCGCTTCACCCACACGGCGCCCTCCAGCCTGCCCGACCGCGACGGGGCCCACCCGGAGAGCTGGTTCGGCGCTCTGGATGCCGGGGTGCGCTCGATTCACGAGGACTGGCCCGCCGGGGTGGCCCAGTCATGA
- the trpS gene encoding tryptophan--tRNA ligase, which produces MTSLPRLYSGMQPSADSLHAGNYIGALLQWKELQSSHDALFSVVDMHAITVPQDPAELREKTRRTAAQYIAAGIDPSSSTLYVQSHVPAHAELAWVLNTITGFGEAGRMTQFKDKSKKQGADATSVGLFTYPVLMAADILLYQTDVVPVGDDQKQHVELTRDLATRFNARFGDTFTVPEPVIQKETARIYDLQNPGSKMSKSGESPAGILWLMDEPGAIKKKIMRAVTDDDGVVRFDRAEKPGVSNLMTMFQVFSGRSLTEIEDAFAGRGYGDFKKELVELVVAEFTPIRERTTALLDDPAELDRLLAGNADRASEIADATVETVYDRIGFLRRAR; this is translated from the coding sequence ATGACCTCTCTGCCCCGCCTGTACTCAGGAATGCAACCCTCCGCCGATTCGCTGCACGCCGGCAACTACATCGGCGCGCTGCTGCAGTGGAAGGAACTCCAGTCCAGCCACGACGCCCTGTTCTCGGTCGTCGACATGCACGCCATCACGGTGCCGCAGGATCCGGCCGAACTGCGCGAGAAGACCCGCCGCACCGCCGCCCAGTACATCGCCGCCGGCATCGACCCGTCGAGCTCGACGCTGTACGTGCAGTCGCACGTCCCGGCACACGCCGAGCTGGCCTGGGTGCTCAACACCATCACCGGCTTCGGCGAGGCCGGCCGGATGACCCAGTTCAAGGACAAATCCAAGAAGCAGGGCGCCGACGCCACCTCCGTCGGCCTGTTCACCTACCCGGTGCTGATGGCGGCCGACATCCTGCTCTACCAGACGGATGTCGTGCCCGTCGGTGACGACCAGAAGCAGCACGTCGAGCTCACCCGCGACCTGGCCACCCGCTTCAACGCGCGCTTCGGCGACACGTTCACGGTGCCGGAACCCGTCATCCAGAAGGAGACGGCTCGCATCTACGACCTGCAGAACCCGGGCTCGAAGATGTCGAAGTCGGGCGAGTCCCCCGCCGGCATCCTCTGGTTGATGGACGAGCCGGGCGCGATCAAGAAGAAGATCATGCGCGCCGTCACCGACGACGACGGCGTCGTGCGCTTCGACCGGGCCGAGAAGCCGGGCGTCTCCAACCTGATGACGATGTTCCAGGTCTTCTCCGGCCGCTCGCTCACCGAGATCGAGGATGCCTTCGCCGGCCGCGGCTACGGCGACTTCAAGAAGGAGCTCGTCGAGCTCGTCGTCGCCGAGTTCACCCCGATCCGCGAACGCACCACCGCGCTGCTCGACGACCCGGCCGAACTCGACCGCCTGCTCGCCGGCAACGCCGACCGCGCCTCTGAGATCGCCGACGCCACCGTCGAGACCGTGTACGACCGCATCGGCTTCCTGCGCCGAGCACGTTAG
- a CDS encoding exodeoxyribonuclease III: MSSASSPLRIASVNVNGVRAAFRNGMGPWLAEREVDILALQEVRAETSHLTELLGDEWDILHDAATAKGRAGVALASRRSSDRHRGAEIHRVELGAVDFDSAGRWLEADYRVGDKIVTVVSTYVHSGEVGTPKQVEKYKFLDAMQERLPQLEAHSKYALVLGDLNVGHRTLDIKNWKGNVKKAGFLPEERAYFDRFIGAEGDPDYNNGAGLGWVDVGRKWAGEVEGPYSWWSNRGQAFDNDTGWRIDYHLASPALAATVVNYTIDRAPSYDKRWSDHAPVVVDYAI; the protein is encoded by the coding sequence ATGTCATCCGCGTCGTCGCCACTGCGTATTGCCTCTGTCAACGTGAACGGCGTGCGCGCCGCCTTCCGCAACGGAATGGGCCCGTGGCTCGCCGAACGCGAGGTGGACATCCTCGCGCTGCAGGAGGTGCGGGCAGAGACCAGCCACCTCACCGAACTGCTCGGCGACGAATGGGACATCCTGCACGACGCCGCAACGGCCAAAGGCCGTGCCGGGGTCGCGCTGGCCAGCCGCCGCAGCTCTGACCGCCACCGCGGTGCCGAGATCCACCGCGTCGAGCTCGGCGCGGTCGACTTCGACAGTGCCGGCCGTTGGCTCGAGGCCGATTACCGCGTCGGAGACAAGATCGTCACCGTGGTGAGCACCTACGTGCACTCCGGCGAGGTCGGCACCCCCAAGCAGGTCGAGAAGTACAAGTTCCTCGACGCCATGCAGGAGCGCTTGCCCCAGCTCGAGGCGCACTCGAAGTACGCGCTCGTGCTGGGCGACCTCAACGTCGGCCACCGCACCCTCGACATCAAGAACTGGAAGGGCAACGTGAAGAAGGCCGGCTTCCTGCCTGAGGAGCGCGCCTACTTCGACCGCTTCATCGGCGCCGAGGGCGACCCGGACTACAACAACGGCGCAGGCCTCGGCTGGGTCGACGTCGGCCGCAAGTGGGCCGGCGAGGTCGAGGGGCCCTACAGCTGGTGGTCCAACCGCGGCCAGGCCTTCGACAACGACACCGGCTGGCGCATCGACTACCACCTGGCCTCCCCCGCCCTGGCCGCCACCGTCGTCAACTACACGATCGACCGCGCCCCGTCCTACGACAAGCGATGGTCCGACCACGCCCCCGTCGTCGTCGACTACGCGATCTAG
- a CDS encoding YihY/virulence factor BrkB family protein, protein MSQTPDRGTEKRVREAFDAFGEPIRERFGEPVQRVNALTQKTLALFPVRVWRHFLARNGFLLAAGMSYQALFAAFAAVYVVFSVAGLWLVSHPSTLHALENLINTYIPGLIGQEGQAGAISSSELTGLASDSTFLLSSTGVIAAAGLIWTAIGWVTYSRISVRTVFGLAKDTRSYVLLKARDFVAALAFGATLLLASTLTVVSTAALSWLFKVFGLPVDSFWYNLAGSSVGLLLVLIINAGVLAAMFRFLSGAAVEWRRLWGGSLLGSVALTVMQVLGSTLIGGVTKNPLLATFAVFVGLLLWFRLTSIVTLVAAAWIAVAAGDRGESLRKVTSEQLEMERRERELQALRLAAEVELRQARAEHESAPWYRRPATALRLRQATQRHDALTAQQADSASADAAHPSGHNGSGNGNGHGNGHGSGNGNGHDSGPAPREH, encoded by the coding sequence GTGAGTCAGACACCGGATCGCGGCACCGAAAAGCGGGTGCGCGAAGCCTTCGACGCCTTCGGCGAGCCGATCCGTGAACGCTTCGGTGAACCGGTGCAGCGGGTCAACGCGCTGACGCAGAAGACGCTCGCGCTCTTCCCCGTGCGGGTGTGGCGGCATTTCCTGGCCCGCAATGGCTTCCTCTTGGCGGCAGGGATGAGCTATCAGGCGCTGTTCGCCGCCTTCGCCGCCGTGTATGTCGTGTTCTCGGTCGCCGGGCTCTGGCTGGTTTCGCACCCGTCCACGCTGCACGCGCTCGAGAACCTGATCAACACCTACATCCCGGGGCTCATCGGCCAGGAGGGGCAGGCCGGCGCGATCAGCTCCAGTGAGCTCACCGGGCTGGCGTCGGACTCGACGTTCCTGCTCAGCTCGACCGGCGTGATCGCGGCCGCCGGCTTGATCTGGACGGCCATCGGCTGGGTGACGTACTCGCGGATCAGCGTGCGCACGGTGTTCGGCCTGGCCAAGGACACCCGCTCCTACGTGCTGTTGAAGGCGCGGGACTTCGTGGCGGCCCTCGCCTTCGGAGCGACGCTGCTGCTCGCGTCGACACTGACCGTGGTCAGCACGGCGGCGCTCTCCTGGTTGTTCAAGGTGTTCGGCCTGCCCGTCGATTCGTTCTGGTACAACCTCGCGGGCAGCTCAGTCGGTCTCCTGCTCGTGCTGATCATCAACGCCGGCGTGCTCGCGGCCATGTTCCGCTTCCTCTCCGGTGCCGCGGTCGAGTGGCGCAGGCTCTGGGGCGGTTCGCTGCTCGGCAGTGTCGCCCTCACCGTGATGCAGGTGCTGGGCAGCACGCTCATCGGCGGCGTCACGAAGAACCCGCTGCTGGCCACCTTCGCCGTGTTCGTCGGTCTGCTGCTGTGGTTCAGGCTGACCAGCATCGTCACGCTCGTCGCCGCCGCCTGGATCGCCGTCGCGGCGGGCGACCGCGGTGAGTCGCTGCGCAAGGTGACGAGCGAGCAGCTGGAGATGGAACGACGCGAGCGGGAGCTGCAGGCGTTGCGCCTGGCTGCGGAGGTCGAGCTGCGGCAGGCCAGAGCGGAGCACGAGTCGGCCCCGTGGTACCGGCGCCCGGCGACGGCGCTGCGGCTGCGGCAGGCGACGCAGCGGCACGACGCTCTGACCGCGCAGCAGGCAGACAGCGCGTCAGCGGACGCCGCGCATCCAAGTGGGCACAACGGTTCGGGCAACGGCAACGGCCACGGCAATGGCCACGGCTCGGGCAACGGCAACGGCCACGACTCAGGTCCGGCCCCGAGGGAGCACTAG
- a CDS encoding succinate dehydrogenase iron-sulfur subunit, whose translation MSTATIAADRPGNADPSVTPFTVTFLIRRFDPEVDEEPRWQDFDVEMYATDRVLDALHKIKWEQDGSLTFRRSCAHGICGSDAMRINGRNRLACKTLIKDLDISKPIYVEAIKGLPLEKDLIVDMEPFFASFREVQPFLIASKAPEGGKERIQTVAQRERFDDTTKCILCAACTSSCPVFWTDGQYFGPAAIVNAHRFIFDSRDEDAKVRLDILNDKEGVWRCRTTFNCSEACPRGIQVTQAIAEVKQAIMRGKP comes from the coding sequence GTGAGCACCGCGACGATTGCCGCCGACCGCCCGGGGAACGCCGACCCGTCGGTCACCCCGTTCACGGTCACGTTCCTGATCCGCCGCTTCGACCCTGAGGTCGATGAAGAGCCGCGCTGGCAGGACTTCGACGTCGAGATGTACGCCACCGACCGCGTGCTGGACGCCCTGCACAAGATCAAGTGGGAGCAGGACGGTTCGCTGACGTTCCGCCGCTCCTGCGCGCACGGCATCTGCGGTTCCGATGCCATGCGCATCAACGGCCGCAACCGACTGGCCTGCAAGACGCTGATCAAGGACCTCGACATCTCGAAGCCGATCTACGTCGAGGCCATCAAGGGCCTGCCGCTGGAGAAGGACCTCATCGTCGACATGGAGCCGTTCTTCGCGTCGTTCCGCGAGGTGCAACCCTTCCTCATCGCCAGCAAGGCGCCGGAGGGCGGCAAGGAGCGCATCCAGACCGTCGCCCAGCGCGAGCGTTTCGATGACACCACCAAGTGCATCCTCTGTGCAGCCTGCACGTCGAGCTGCCCGGTGTTCTGGACGGACGGCCAGTACTTCGGCCCGGCCGCCATCGTCAACGCACACCGCTTCATCTTCGACTCTCGTGACGAGGACGCCAAGGTGCGCCTCGACATCCTGAACGACAAGGAAGGCGTCTGGCGCTGCCGCACGACCTTCAACTGCTCCGAGGCGTGCCCGCGCGGCATCCAGGTGACCCAGGCCATCGCCGAGGTCAAGCAGGCCATCATGCGCGGCAAGCCGTAA